attatttttttcaacttcattcttatCATTAGTTTTCTagaaagtaaaaagaaaaaaagaaagttgATTACTTATCATTAAGTATGCATTTTCCAAAATTCTTCGCCAAATTTAAATGGATAGATAAAGAGACACCTAAACAAAGTTTCCTTATTTATTAAAAAGATTAATACGGTCAAAGATTAAATAATTAATAAGTATAAATCAGTCAAATTATTCTTAAAAAGTATCCACATAATCTAGAATGGAAGGAGTTCTATTTAGTAAGTAACTCAATTACAGGCAcaacaaactcaaaaaaataTCGTGCCTATTGGAGCTAGGTctcgggagaaattcaaaaatagtcagatttacaagtagtcattcaaaaatagtcacgattttaaaaataatagaaatttagccacttttcatgtaaagataaatctgaacgaaaacacagTTCAAAATCaggaaaaatactccagtataatatactagagttccagtataatataccggtccagtataatatactggagattggagcactggTGCTTTTTTTCGATGACTTTGCAAaagctggctatttttgaatgactagtccgaaaactggctagcccgtgctatttttacctagGTCTCTATAGATTGGTCCAAATATTCGCGACTGGACCTATGGGCGGCTCAACATTATCGGTGGCTTAAAGCCAAATATTGATGAGAggccttaatttttttttactaaaatattttctttatatttttcatttgaaGTCTATTTTCCTAACTTCTTGAAATGCAAAATTACTAATAATTTTATTAGTAACTTATTCTATTCGTTCTTTTTCAACTGATCATACCACTAATTCTTTTAATCTCTACTAAGACGTTAATCCTAGGtaaaattttatcaattttaatttaaataaacgtTTTTCCGTAGATACATATAAATATTATTCTATGAGTAATATAGGTGTTTGGGAAAAAATTAGGTCTTGTTTTCTGATCGAGTATATTGATTAGAGTATTGTCTTCTACTTGTAGTATTTTATTTAACACTTTTAATTGAAAAATTAAGTTTAAACTATCAATATCAGCGTGACTATTATATTTTTATCGAGGTTGAGGCATTTTTCAGATTATTATCTTCTAGTGATCTCAaatttttctcacaaaatagaaaatcaaaaatattttcacatgTTTCGGCTTATTCAAATTTTAATGGTTAACTTTAATaacaaatcaatttttttttaattataaattatacGTTTTACTTTAAGctattcaaattttattttttttttaaaaatagtggTTACTTATAAAACTACTACTATtagtaaaaaaaaagaaggggagGAGGGGGTCCAAAATTTTTGGGGCCTAAAGCTATTGCTTTGACGGCCTCACCCTTCAGCCGacactaactaactaactaactaactaactaactaattaaatagttagttagttagttagttagtgtCGGCTGAAGGGTGAGGCCGTCAAAGCAATAGCTTTAGGCCCCAAAAATTTTGGACCCCCTCctccccttctttttttttactaATAGTAGTAGTTTTATAAGTAACCACTATTTTTAAATggtaaattcaattattattgtGTACTAACTTGAGGTTATGGTAGAAATCCATAAACTTTAAATCTAAATTTGTGGGAAATTTGCACATGatgtttaaataaaataaatgactAGCTAGGTTAGGCATGCTGCTAGATGCTAACCCTAGAGTTATAAAATTGTTGAATAATAGTTGATGAACAATTTGAAATCCAAATTCTTGTAAACTGTTCCGTCTGAATATCCACAtatacctcttttttttttttttttttaattagctttatttttcttttctatcttttatcATTCACAATATTAATTCATCTAAAAAGGGCAACTGactaataaatataatatacatatttttttgtatatttggcTAACATCTTCATCCATTTGAATTTCCTGAAAATCAGATGCATAGAAACATGAAGGAGCAACCCAGCCTCCATATTGTAATGCCAGATTTCAATTTGTCTTCGACACTGTAAGTCTTACATATACTTCTTTTagtttcaaataattttattaatattacTTATGCATCATATTATATAACGAAACTTTTCTGCACGTTTTAATTAGTTCCATTCAAGTCTAATATACATAATAGGTCGTCTGACCGGTGGCGGATTCAGAATTTTAAAGATATGGGTGCTTGCtaataaaaattttgaaagaagaggaaaaaagaaTTTAGTCGTGGGTGCTCACTCAATATACTTAATAtttatttaagtatttttataattggcCATGCAAATCTACTAAATCTGGTCAAAGATAATGGGTGCTTGAGCACCCATAGAAGATCATGTAGATTCGCCACCTGATAACAACACTTGCTTTGATTAATTCAACTTTAGTCAGATCTCTCTAAAATAACCATTTTTTATAATAACACTTCATTATAGCGACCGTATTtctttttaaaactattttttcaggttatgttataatatatgtttgttaacaacacttcgctataacatccaaatATATTCCGAACAAAcgaggttgttatagagaggtttgattgTATCTCGAACATCTATGACTAGTCATCGTTACTTATATTACAGGCATTTAACTTTTTCCATACATCCTTCAGGCTTGTGTCTAAAAGATTGAGCAGTAAGCAGAAAGAATGTGGAAGCCAATTCTCTCTCAAAGAAAGAAATTCATCTGACCAAATTGGTGAAAATATTCATTACAATGACTACCAGGTAAAATGGCCTTCTTAAtttgtactttatttttgaaGTTAAGTCATATACACTACACTATTAGTGAAGTTGAACCTATAATAATTAACagattagttattatttttatcaggTTACCTATTAATATTTATTATAGAACTTACTTGCAATTTAAGTATTAGTACGTAACCCGGTTTTGTAATATTTTTTACGCCATTAATATATAGAACTTATAAATTGAACTCTTTACTTTAGCCTTATCGAGAAAAGTGAATGTTGTACATATTtaaaattcctttttttcttttggtgatttacaggaagaagaaggaagtatAAGTAGTGGAATGACAAAGGAGGAGGAACAATACTGTGAAAAGGAGAGAAATTTTTGGCCTGTGGATAATCATAATTTTTTTGACTCTGCTATGGAAAACACTCACATTAACCTAGATTTATCTCtctcttaatttctttttattattgttaattaTGTGAGTATAGAATAGACCCCTAGCTAGTATGACATTCTTCTTATgtttatttatgtacattttgatAAGAATAATAGAACTATATATGCATGTTCAGGCACCAATTAACTAGTTCTTGTCCAAGTGAACAAAGAGATTCTAGTGGATATTACTTAGATTCTTGTTCTTTTTAGTTTCTCATTTAGTTTCCTATCACTTAATATTCTAATGCCTTCTACCTGGCTAAACAAtatagtttgtgtttgactaattaatttgaaaagcacttctgagcagcaattattgtttggccaaacttttaaaagcTGCTacatttttttctcaaaagt
Above is a window of Nicotiana tabacum cultivar K326 chromosome 8, ASM71507v2, whole genome shotgun sequence DNA encoding:
- the LOC107764377 gene encoding uncharacterized protein LOC107764377 encodes the protein MQIFLMFISKKMRDIRQYKKSLAPRLRWTPQLHELFIQSVESLGGRNKATPKRILQKMDIKGLKISHVKSHLQMHRNMKEQPSLHIVMPDFNLSSTLLVSKRLSSKQKECGSQFSLKERNSSDQIGENIHYNDYQEEEGSISSGMTKEEEQYCEKERNFWPVDNHNFFDSAMENTHINLDLSLS